AGGGTCCACTGCTGTCGTTCCCAGTCGCGCGCCGCTTTCAATGCCAGTTGATCCACCGCGCTTTTGCGATCACCCGAGGACGCCACCGTCAGGAGGTAGAGGGACAGCGGATAAGTTCGACCGTCGAGTCGGACATTGGCATGACCCTGGCTCACCAAGGCAGTGGTAGCCAGCACCGATTGCGCTGCCATGGCGCAGGGCACGCCGATCACTTCGGCCAGTCGTTGGACCGTAGGGCCCAACAGTTCTCCCAGTGCTTCGACGGGGTAGGGCAGTGGCACCTGCTGGTATTCCAGCAATGGTTGTGGTGGCTCGAACGCTTCGCACAGTTGCATCGCTATTCTCCTCAGATTATCGACTTCGTCCTCACTCATCCCGCCACGGTTGTTGAGTGTTATCAGGGATCAAGGCCCCTGCGACCTGTGAGGGTTGTCCTCTCACGCGGGACTGACGGCTCCTTACGACCGGGAGCTTGGGCATCTCATGATCTGGCTTCCTGAACACTTCCGAAGAAGTGGGCGGGTGGAGGCTGCACTGGCTGACGAGACCGGCCGCGAGATCCTGAGTCAGGTGAAGGCAGTGAGGCGATGACTGGGGCATGCCTGACTGTCAGTCAGGTGCAGTCCATTCCTTGGGTTGCGGCACCATCATCGGCATCGCTGTGGCGAGTGAGCATTCGGTGTTTGTCACGCCGATTGTCACGAGGGGGAAAGCCGCAAAGGCCCGTGTGAGCAGGGCTGCAGCAGTGTTAGGAGCGCCCGTCTCTTTAGGGGGCAAAGAGACGGGCAACAGGTTGGCGCAAGGAAATGGCCAAGCGGATAGGTTGCTGCAGGGCAGCTATAAAGGGGTATGAGTTGCCGCAGTGGCACTCTGGTAGAAGTAGGCATCCATCACATCACTGTGAGCGTGCGAGCCGCCGGACGCTAATCGCACTTGGGGAGAACCACCACGATGTGGCGTAGCCTCAAAGGTTCTGGCTACCTGGGTGCTGTCGAGGACAGCGCTGGTACAGTTCTGGTTTAGCGCTCGTTCTGCTCGCGGTCAACCGTATTTTGGGGGTGGCTGTTGCGCCAATCGGTAGCGCTGGAAGACCTAGGAGGCCGGTGGCTTTCCATGGCCGGGGTAGTCGTTCATCGGGATTTAATATGAGCCTGCGTAATTGCATGGACTTGGCCACCCATTTACATCGTCACTGACCATTCAATTGCATTCGACCTGACCAGCACACGCCGTAGTGACGACTGGCGGAGAACGGCCGATTGTGTTGAAAAAATCGGCCATGGTTTTTAAGGCAGAAAAGTACGCGTCGGAGATTGAAATCCTGAATGTCCGCAGAGCCTTTCAGGCTGAGATTTCACGAAGAAGCGTGCTGAAGAGGCGCTTTTACCTACCCATCCTGCGGCATCCTGAGAAACCCGACTTTTTCAACAGAATCGACCAAAAGCAGACCTTCACGTTTTACTCTGGTACGAGAATGCGCCCGCTGACCCAATTGTTTTTTCTCGCACCGCTCAAGCCAGTCGAGGATGTGCTCCCGGTACGACAGTCGACGGTAGCTCGCGTCGCAATGACTGGTTGCGTGCGCCTCCGTGCCTTTCTTTGTCAGGTACCACAACTGCCAATTCTTGCCTGAGGCCTTGCCAATATCGTCATAACGCTTCAGTTGTTGGTTGCCGTCGAGGGCGTCGATCTTGTTTTCAATAAGGATGAGGTGATCCCTCAGGTGAATCACCACATCAACACGACCATACCCCGCGAACGTCTGCTCCTTTTGCACCCTAGCCTCGCTGAGGCTGCATTCATGCGCAAACCCCATTGTCGACAAGAACAGTTCGAGGAAGTGCACGCCTTGACCGTGACGGCCCTCGGGGCTTAATAGTTCTGCGATCATCGCCGAATGAGTGTTGACCTCGGCCCGCTCGATTCGGGTGATGCTGAAGAGGTTGAACAGCTCACCGCTTGCTGCGAGCTTGGTCTTCGCCTCCCTCACCAGGCCGCCGGCCTGATCCAACAACAACTGTACTTTCTCCATGCTCACTTACACTCCGTTGTGCTGATGGATGGCGTAGCTGGGGGCAAGCATGTCACTCCAGGGTGGTCAATGACTAGACGCCACTAGAGGTCCTGTGCCAAGTCTGGCTGACGAGGTCTTTTCCAAAGCTGTGACCAACTGAAAACCGGCCTTCTGATACAGCTTGCGGGCCTCGCGAAGCACGTCGTTTGACCAAACGCGCCGCAGTGACGACCGACA
This region of Pseudomonas fluorescens genomic DNA includes:
- a CDS encoding PDDEXK-like family protein, translating into MEKVQLLLDQAGGLVREAKTKLAASGELFNLFSITRIERAEVNTHSAMIAELLSPEGRHGQGVHFLELFLSTMGFAHECSLSEARVQKEQTFAGYGRVDVVIHLRDHLILIENKIDALDGNQQLKRYDDIGKASGKNWQLWYLTKKGTEAHATSHCDASYRRLSYREHILDWLERCEKKQLGQRAHSRTRVKREGLLLVDSVEKVGFLRMPQDG